CGTCCGGTCCACTAAGGAGTGTTGTTTTCCATCGTGACAACAATTGTTGGACTGAAAAGAAACTTCCACCTTGCGAGACAGTTGGAGTTTAAGGCTGCATGTTGTTTGAATAAAAACGCTTTTTCTAACTGCTCTTGATCGGGACTACATAATGCGCCAGTATTACAATTACAAAGACGCCTTTCACTGCTGAGTGTTCGCTACATTGTCTGCGTGTGTATAAACTGGTGTATGGCTGCTCCCATGTGACGCCTGAGGAGCTCCGGATCCACAGCTTCCCTCTGTTTGTCTCAAGCTCACTGGCTTTTATAGTGGGAGGCGACTTTCTGCTGCAAGTGTGCactgtgggaggagggagagggtgtgtgtgtgtgtgtgtgtgtgtgtgtgtgtgtgtgtgtgtgtgtgtgtgtgtgtgtgtgtctgggaagGGGGGGTCAGTGCATGAACATTGTCTGTCATTTTCAAGcaatagtagtaatagtttGGGAAATATGCTGATTGCAAAGAGTTACACAATTAGATTTGATACCGCTCttgtgttaaatatgaagccacagccagcagccgctTAGTGTAGCTTAGTttaccttagcttagcttatcttagtttagcttagcttagcacaaagactggaaccAGAGGAAAACAGCTAGCCCCAACTTGGGTCTCCTTGGTACGGCGCTTATGTtagatatgaagctacagccagtagctgcttagcttagcttagcttagcttagcttagcttagcttattttatCTTAGCTTTATTTAGGACAAAGACTGGAcgcagggggaaacagctagccccAGCTTGGGTCTTTTTGATACCACTCtgatgttaaatatgaagccacagccagcagccgcttcgcttagcttagcttagcttagcttatcttaccttagtttagtttagcttagcttagcacaaagactggaaccAGAGGAAAACAGCTAGCCCCAACTTGGGTCTCCTTGGTACAGCGCTTATGTTAGctatgaagccacagccagtagctgcttagcttagcttagcttagcttagcttagcttagcttattttattttagctttatttagGACAATGACTGGACACAGGGGGTTACAGCTAGCCCCAGCTTGGGTCTCTTTGATACCACTCTGATGTTAAATATGAAGTAACACATTATGCCTCGTTTGTTTGATTCATACAGGACTATTTCTCAACCCAGCACAGTGACTCCCTGGAGTCTCTTGTCACCATGAGGCTGTTAATCTGCACTAGACACAAGGTGTCTCCTACTTTACTGAAACGTTCATTCTCACTATGTGTGAACTGAAGTTTCCATATCACACGAGTAAAGAGCATGCTGGACCATGATTGGCTTGCAGACTAGTTGTTGGAACGTTATGTCACAAATTCCTGCTTGTAGGAACACGTCCTGAACTCGATATATGAACACAGAAAACCTTTTTTCCTCCTACAGATGACTGTGAAAACAAACCTCTAATGTCAAACTGCACTCACATCACTCCGCACAGTGAGGCTCGAACATCCATGTGAGGTAACAATAAGCAAGACACATTTTTGAGTGAGGGGGGACTTTCAACATATGTTTCTCGTTACTGTTGACTGGTCCAAAGGATGTGTCAGTGTGCTTTCCCTGGAGAACATGCCTATTCAAAGTCCCTTTTGGTGCTGAAGGTCAACTGAAATGTTTTCTCCTGGGGTGTATCCGGTAGAGGGTGCCCCATGTATCACGGCTGAGTCCTTACCGCAGTGGCTCGGATTCAAATCCAGCCCAGATTTGTATCCACCAGGACCCACCGACATGtcgtcctccctctctctccccttcttctCCACAAGTGCCAACAAATGTCTAATCAAAATTCAAATAAGCCGGTTTAAGGGCTGTGTGAAATACAAGAACGCAAGCACAGACAAATTTATTAAAGTAGAAGCGGGGCAAAACGTCACCAGGATCATATGACTGTCCCCTCTAGTGATTTATAGCACAGATAAAGATGACATTAGCACACGAGTGAGATCATGGGAATTGCAGATGCATATCTCTTACACACTGAGTGCATGGTGAAGGCTGATGTGTATCACTCAGAGGAAAGGTAAGGTGAATAAATAGATAACATTACTGATTTTTCTATTGCGCCGACATTAACACATAATTCCACGTTTTAGACAtttgaaaaaagatttttaaaagtgTTACAAAAAGTGTTTGGGCCTTCCAGATCATATTGACAGTTATTCAAAATCTATTGgattgatttaaaatgtattttgcctTTGTCTTCTGTGGCTCAAAtataaccctgatgatgtcattatgATGTAGTCAGGGGTTATTTTGGGCTGCAGCCTTTGTTTATCTTTCTGCCATAAGACTGGTGGTCCATGCTTataatctcattttatttttgcgCTTGAAACTATGAAAATTATAACAAAATAAGCCCCCActtatgagtgagtgtgtgtgtgtgtgtgtgtgtgtgtgtgtgtatttcaggcTACAGCTTCTCAATCTGATCTTCGTGACACTGACTTTTTCCAAGAAAGTGAAAACATGCATTACATTTCTTTGAAAGATGGAAGTTCTCCCCTGACTGTGACATTTTGCTATGGGTCATCCTCACAGCTGATGTGCAGCCGGCTCTTCCCATCCAAATGgaacagacaacaaaaacatcacatgCTCTTTATTTCAACAAGACTTGTCTCACCCAGTAAATGACTACAACACTGAGCCACATATGGAAATTCTACATCACATGTTTTGACCTTGGGTTGCATGTACTGTATTAAATGTACTGCACTTAAACGCAGTGGGggtttgagctaaatgctaatgtcagcatgcaaaCAATTAATATGCtgatgttcaccatcttagtttaacacgttaacatgctaacatttgccaaTTACCACTAAAGATAAAGAACAGTTGAGGACGATGGGAATGTAATTAGCTTGAAAAGTATTTGGTTATAAACTAAAATATTGGACAATTTGAAATTTTGATCTGATGAACGTTATTACGATGTAACCTCAGGGGAACATGAATATCTATccgtaccaaatttcatggcaatctatccAACAGCCGTTTACACATTTCACTAAAATCCAAAAATCCAGGACATCATCAAACTCAGAGTCAGTAGGATTAATTCTCCGGGGACCACAGATAGGAAAATTCATCCGATAATTGGTGTAATATTTCAGTCTGTAGGTATTTGACTGTTGTCCACACTCCCATTGTGCGAAGCTCTTGAGCAGCTGTctaatgaatattttcatgtcTTCTTTCTGCCATGCGAACGCCTGTCAAGGATTACAATCTAAACTTTGAAGCTTGCTGTGATCGGGCCAAACAGGAGCCTTTATGATCAACAGTCGGCTGACGGACTCCAGACAGCTGATTGGTATCTGACAGCCAATAACAGCGGCGGACAAGGAAGTTAGCCAGCGAGTCCCTGCTACCATCAGGAAAGAAACGCAAACCAAAAATCTCAGATAGTTTGTAAAATTCAGGCATTTAGCCTCTGGGCTGAGGAATTCCAATGAAGGCTGACGCACAGGGGTTACAGTGATGGTAAggaatgcagacagacagctcttAATCAACACAGCACAAGAGACACATACCCTTTGCAACTCTTAGTATTCATGAGCCTCATGACAGGGTGTAGCATGCTCATCGTCACTACGCTCACCCCTTCAGCACATTTAGATTTAGTCTAAAGTAGAAGTTTAACCAACCAGTGATGCCATTCCATCTGTAAATGTTACATTAGAGTCTGGGCATTCATAGCCAGTTGTTGTTAGTGGTTcttagttggtggagaccaaaacaaagctaaaagagAACAAATACTAGACTTACGGTCAGACCAGGAatcaacatttaaatgaatgctgatgATTATCTTTATCTTCAGAAAGTGTAAATAAGCAAACTATTAGCCAGCATGTCTGTCAACTTTGTGATCATACGACGAGGTTGTGTTACATCTTGGTGCGCTGCCACTAAATGaccattaaaaatcaaaaaatacacatttaaacaaaggaaatgaaaagactTCTGGTCCAATTAAGTCCGGAATGACATATCCTGCTAAATGTATGCTGTCCAAGAAAGGAcgagaaaatgacagaaatatcCTTAATATGAGTAATGAGTTCCATGTaactgtccatccatccatccatccattgtctacaccaCTCATCCAGTTTGCgagagggctggagccaatcacagctgacattgggtgagatGCGGGCTACACCCTGGACAccccggcttcctcccacagtccaatgACCGATTAGGTAaagtggtgactctaaattgtggGGACAAATTTGAGTGCACCACCGTCAAGGGTAGGATGACTTACAAAGAGCTGATCATACATCTGGACTGGTTTCATTCATTTGGCACCATGTGCTCAAGTTCTGAGTGTTGTTTTTGAATGGCTTTTCGGCTTTCTAACAGGATAACTAATAATCTGTAACCTGTTATGTTTTAAAACTATATTTCCTAGCACTGTACACAAGCTAAAAGATGGCTGCTGATATTGTGTGTCTGGGGCTCCCTTTGCCTTTCTCCAAATGTAAACCTACCAAGATGAAAGAAAATTGGTACAAACTGTGTCAGACTCCATTACCTTTATAACCAacatgtaataaatgtaatgtattatgcatttaacacaaaaaaacgCTGAAAATGGAAACATACTGAGGTATTATCAAAAGGCTGTTTCACATTCTTTAAGGTTAACAAAGCCACTGTGGCACATATCAAGTGCATACCAGCCATTCAAGAACTCCACCACTCCTGCAAATGACTCAACCACTCACCCTGTTCAGGTGTTCTCCATGGAGACTGGAAGGAAAGAGGTCAACAAAGGACTTCTGAcgcaaaaaaaaacccaacatctTTTGTGATTTGACGCCTGAGTAAATTGCTCACTGTTTGActgcaaacaaaatgaaaagaagtcaTTTTCCCTCTGAACACTGATGAAGCCAGTGAGTCGGTTACAGTTCTGGGCGTGTTTGCGGTGTTAATGGATTTCACTGTGCAAAGGATAAAAAGTGTCTGGCCTGTGGGAGAGGCGTGGGATAATGtgaaaaaagcaacaacaacaaaaaaatcaacctGTTCCTTTTAAGGCTACCTCTGGATAAACCACAGAGGGACTGATCCCAggccagaaacacaataaaagtgGGTAATGTTACACGAGTGAGCAGAAAAGGAATCTTTCAGTTTGTTCACAAAGAGTTGGGTTACTAGGCACAAATTTGAATTGACGCTACTTTACACGGGCCAGTAGGCATTATGTTATTAATGTAAAATGGTGGTATATGTTCGTGGAATAGCGGTGATATGCAGGAAACTACAAATACCATCACCAAAGTAGTAGCATAAAGTCAAGAAGAATCCTCACATGCCAGTGGGGTGTGGTGTGTGACATGTTTATGACTGCAACATGCCAGTGATTCATTTTACTGTGGCTACTGTGACATTTTATTGCGATTTCAAATAAAGTAACGACTAGTAAAAATGGAACCTAATCTGAGTGAACAGAGAGGGAACCATCCTGGGCAGGTCATCAGCATATATCAGAGCAAACATACTTAGACAGACGGCACAGAGTCAGTGACAGCTGTGTACTGCATGTTGATGACGTGCTGATACACTGATTGTAATCTCAACATGGTGAAACTCTCCTGCAACCGTCATGTAACGCTTGGATAAAGCCAGCATGGCTGTCACACTGGAGATAAGACAGACCTGCACTGAGGAAGGACTGGGCCACACTGACAGCTTTACTTAGATTACACACTCCATCTCATGGTCAGTAATAGAACAGCAGGTAGAACTTTCAAACTCTTTTAACAAGTTTGTGTTGGTGAGTGCGTCATGTTGAGCTAGATGTGTGTTGGCAGCCCAGAAGTGTTGAAATTAGAATGTTTAATGACACAAAAACATAGCATCTAGCTTTTCAATATGTCACTCATTATGAGCATAATGTagctttaaattaaattagtaTACACAAATGAGAGACAATCACACACAATTATGTATAAAactatgttttatttcaaagacACTCACAGCTCAGCACAAAAATATGGCCCTATCCACCAATCGCAATCTAAATTTTGTGTTCTCATCTTGAACTCTCTCTATGCGCTTGCTGCTGAAAGTTGCACCATAGCATCAGATATCAGTTGTCCAAGTGTAGACAACACCTCCTCTATAAATGCATGGTGGTGTAATGGCTTTGGtatcaatattaaatatttatttaccttgtatattagtatttatttgtttcaaaCATAAGATTACATTGAGATAAAAAACATAACTTTATTAGATTGCATGTAAGCTTACCTTCATGTAacacatatataaaaacatgctcaaattaaatttcatctttgataaaaaaaaaaaaaaaaaaaaaacttacaacATACTAAAACATGTTTGGGTGCTCCCTactttcaaaatagaaaagagTCTcgaatttttttaaaatccaaaaagCTTAATTCAACACCTGACtgcataaattaaaaaaagtggcTGACTCCTAACAAAGGGAGATATGTGGGAAACATTTGGTTGTAACAAAACATAACGGATGACACTACTGATCGTCACCTGCAGGCTCCTGGTGTCTGGGTTCTTGGGTTCTTGTCCACGGCCGGTTCCACTGAACAAAACCACAGTCAATTTCAGCCCACAGTCTTGCCTCACTGAGGCCTGTACGGTTCAAGGAGGTGCTCTACTCAGCTGGCTGGGTTTTGTTCTTCTTATTCAGGACTTTGCGTAGGCTCTCGGGCATCAGGTAAGGCCTCTCTGGACTGCCGTCGTTCCTCTCGAGATCCTCCACTGGAAAAAGATTGAATAAAATGGCATTAAGCGAGGGGGCATTAGAGTTCaggcactgttttttttttccttttctgcacAGCAGAGACattgtgcagctttaacaaagacaagtcattttaaatgaagGTCAATAGTCACAATTAATATTCTTAATTAGTAAATCTGAAGGACAAAGTTAATCTCTTCTACagttcagcagaaaaaaaaagttctatttGCATTTAACAGAATGTCGATAGCTTTAATCAACAGTTTACAAATCACCAAGAACATGCATCCATTCCAAGAAAACTTCCTTTACTTTATAGGTAGTGGAGACTCAAGTAGTGGGTATCACACCAGCTACACTGCCAAGCACACATTCCTTTGTACTGAATGCAAAACTATGttattttacagtaataaaCTTCAACATAAGACACTACAAAAGGAACTAGTCAAGAAAACCTCCAGTATTCACTTATACAGACACAAACCTGTTATGGCTTAGTGCTAACAGAAATTAAAGTGCATTGATAGTGCAGCACACTAAACAAGTAGCACTGATGATCATGTGGTTCTGACTGCAGCAACTGTAAACAAGTAGGCACCCTTTGACATTAACACTGTAAATTAGGCACATGAGTGGCTTCAAGTTTCTATTGGCCGGTGGGAGGAACTATTACAAAGGCTGAAACACAGTTTAGAAATGTCCTCAGAGGAGCCATTTGTACAGTGTCCACAGTTCAGTGGAGCGTTCAGTGTGTTCCAACACGTTCAAGAGTAACAGAAACCATCAAACATTTCCAGCACCACATCATTAAAAGTGAGAAAAGACGTGGCTGATACTTTCTaaactaattacattttatCACCTCCAATGAGGGATTACCATCTCACCATCTCGGTCATGCAGCAAATTACCCAAGAAAATATTCCAGTGCCCGTTGTACACACTCAttcccagacacacacttgaTATCAAACTGATCATTCGCTAAAAGCCTCGCCCCTCTTAGTCACTGTTGCTACGCCCGCTTTCCATATAGGCTAGATTGCAGCAGAAAGGATCAACTTTTAAACCCAATTAAATCGTGGTTTAACTTCGAATTATGTTGCACCGGACCTCTTTAAATGCCTTTCAAGTCCAAAGCTTGAAAGGCcttctgtgtctgcttacaattGGCCAATCACAGTTTTAGGGGAGGGGTTTAGCGATTGGttaattaagaaaacaaaatccaTAACATCTAATTTTCCACGTTTCCTTATGTGGATATACAACACTCAGCTGTGAATAAAAAGGAGACACTGAACCCCTGCCACGTTAAGGTGTTCTGTAGCTCTACTTCAGCCTGCCTCTGTACGAGGTATGGGTTAGGTGCAAAGGAGCTGACAACAAAGTGTCAGCTCCTTACTATCATAATTCAAGATAGTCTTTAACTGTTACAAAGTGTTGCATGGATTTTGTTATGCCTGCAATTCAGTGAAAAGGCTGATGACATTCTCAAACAGTGTCTCTGCCGTCTTCTCTAAGCTGCATCCTCCTGAGCCTGCTGCTCTTTCAGCCGGATGTCTTCATCGTCCTGTTGCCGAGCAGAAGACGAAGGCGGATCCTCAGCCTTGTTCTCCCACAGAATCTCGTGAAGAGTTGATGACATGTAATAAGGCCTTGAGGCTGAACCGTCATTGCGCTCCAGGTCTTCACCTTattgggtgtgtgtttgtgtgagtagATTTGTGCGTGTTAATTGATGGAGCAGAAAATTAGTATTGGCCAGTAGGATAAGGGAAGGTACAGGGTGAATTGTgggaagggaggaaaaaaaaaaaggagggagagacaagaagagaaagacagtcAAATAGCAAGCAAGCAAAAGGCACCCACAGGCATTTCAGATATTGAAAGTTAAAAGTTCGATACCAAGCAGCTGCAAATTTTTAACAGTTATTTTGGTATGGTGGTGAAATTTAAGTGTAGCACACCATATTCATGCAATGTAGAATTAGTGACAGCCCAACACCAAAAGCAAAGTGAGACTTGAAGAGGTGGCGAACGTTTCGATTaagctttttattttacaatcGAGCCATTTATTATATATCAGCAATGCTCGTTTCTTTTAGTCCATCTGATACTTGTGTGGACAATCTAGTAAATAATACATGGAAAGTCAACAACGAGTGAGGAGGTGTACttacagaaacagaggaaaagagtgTCCACACACATGGAGTACACACTGAAGAATCCATGGGCAATAAGGTAGGAGCCAATCACCACAGTCTGGTGAGGACATACAGACATGTTTCATTCATAATCCAAATACAGCCACATCATGGatcagaaataaacaaaaccagGAATAACTGGAGGATACACTaattctgttgtgttttgatcCGATAGCAATATTTTTCTTAAGTAAAAAGGACCAAGAGACTCACCAGGATGGGTACCCAGTAGTAGTGGAGATGGGGAGCTGTATTCTCGAAGGCCTTCACTCTcccagagaagaaaaagaaggcaAAGATCCCTGCGGAAGAAAACCACAGACAGCTCACACTTTGATAGATCAAATCAAATTGTTGGTAGAGAGCTGCTATGCTTTTTGATAGTTGTCTATAAACAGCCACATCCAGTATATTCCAGCTCAAACTTCAAAATGCATTGGGTTGCACAGTAATTGGCTGTGGATGGTCTATTAAAGCCTTTACAGTCCCATTGTATTTATAATGCAGTACCTGTATACTATACACAGAGTACACTCACTCTGTTTCACAGTGACAATTTGACAGTTAAAACTGTAATGCATGAAAGGTCTAATGGTCAAGTGCTTTAAAGCTTCCATTCACTCCCATTCCATTAAAAACCCAGCCCATACATTCACATAAGTATGCTTTCGTATGATTAGAAATACAAATATCAGGCCAATCAGCAtctttgcaaacacacacatcacaaatgTTCTTcttgaaatgtttctcatttaaaatactgtatgtggtCAATTAAAAAAGTTCAAgcatgagagaaaagaaaggttAAAGAAAGCGACTTACCCACGAGCCCAACAATGAGCAGTTTGCccaaaaacaggagaaaatctGTCACTTTGTCCAAAACAGCCACCCTGGTGGATTAAATCACGGAGAAACATTTAGCGGTtgcaaaaacaatgacaaaataattaGTCATATTTGTCCAAAATGACACAAGACCCACCTGATCATGTTCCTCATCAGGAGCATGAAGGCATCTCTGGCAGAGGTGCAAAAGTTTTTGCCATAAATCGCCACCTAGAGGCCAAATACACTCATTACATCAAACACACCAGCCttcaaaataatacatttctattttaatgTTGGGCTGAGTACAGTGAGATAAATGAATAAGCCACACACCATAATGAAGGCATTTCTGTTTAGGAACTTGATGAATTTCTCCAGACACCAGAAGCAGCACTTCAGGCAGCACAACAGGAACTTGGCAAACTTATTTTGGGCGCCTGTGAATGATGATTGACAGAGGAGTGAACATTATACACTGAATTCAGGTCTGCATGCTATCCAAACTATGGATTGTAGCCTCAAGAAGGCATCCaattgcagtagcagtagcacaCCTTTTAGTTTGTGGTCCAGATACTCCAGCAAAATCCTGATGACCTGAATGACTGAGAGGATAAGGGAGCCAAACGCAAGACTTCCTGTGTGATACCTAAAACAAGACACAAGTGACTTTCAAACAAGGTACGAAAACAGTCATCTTTCAGTTGGCACACGACATGTGGCACAAACCGACCATACAATACAACCTCTTgttgacaaagaaaacacacaaaaaaagagataatGTATAGGATGTGTAATGAATGTATAAATCAACAAATGTTAAATGTGAGATGTACTAAAActtccccacacacacctgagagatCTTCCTAGGGCAGAAAACACTGGGAATGCAGGCATGTCATCCGGCTTTACGAAGGCCCAGTAGTATGAGGCAAAGGCCCCGGCCAGGGTCATCTGTCCCAGTGCCGTGACAAAGTTGGCacaccagaggaagaggaaaacattGTAGAACTGCAGGCCAATCAGGTATTTGTGGTAAACGCTCTCTCCTCCGTAGAAGGCAAAAAGGCACTCGGAGTCAGGGCACTGGGCTTTCATTGGACTGGTCGAGTAGTTCTGAGCACAGAAACAGATTCAAGCAGAGTCTGATGATTAAGCAGGGTTCAAAAGCTCAATATTACGATAACTAATAAACAATGATATCTTAAACGTGTACTAAGATATAAAAAATGCTGCCCGGAGGCTCCAACGTTgatgaacaaataaaatgagagCTTACAGCTGGGTCACAAGTTGTTCTTGAGTGGTCACATGCTGTCTCATTGAAAACTTTGTAGATGGGTTCATTTGAGGTAGACAAGAAGCTGATCAGTGCTGTCAAGGCCAACGATCAGAAGAACTTTAAATGACTGCAAACCACAACCTCATTCACCATCCCACCACTACgacattacattcattttggCACACGTATTTCTGAAGTGACCGCATGTGGAGGAGCAATATGGGGTTCAGTGCTCCAAGTGTCCAAAACCTCACATTAATGGCTGACTTGCTCCACACCCTGAGTTTAATTTGTCATCCACATGCggttgcacacacatacacccaggAACACCAAGGCTTAATCTAAATGTCCAGACGTCACCACAGTTGCAGACTCGCACACTTAGCATAATCTAAAATTCATCAAGTGCCCAAGAGGACACAGGTGGACCTTTGGCAGACTTCCAAGAGAGGCCTGGAACATTAATTCACATCCTGAGATTTGATGTCAAGCCCTCATAGCTCAAGGTGCTCGTGAGGACAATGAATAGGTCATGGTAGATATGACATTCAGCAAGAGTTCAGTCCACAAGTCTGAAGATTTGGGTTCAGCATCATTTTTTAAGGTTTATTGtgtcttcctctgctgtctgactgtcaaAGTGCTTCATATATCCAAGTTCAAGCTGTTATTTTTCTATTCATTGCTCTAAATGAGTCATTAAATAAAAGGgagttattttctttaaatacaatCACTCTCTGGATGAGCAGGTGGTTAAAAGCATGACTTATAAACAACACCTCAATGACGACAGTAACATGAAAGGATACACAGCAGTAACTGCCCAGTAGGCGATGACCATGGTCAGGAGGACGAAGGTGAACAGTGGGTAGAAAAGGGAAGACATCACATGCCCAACGgctctgtaaacacaaacaacaccaCCACAACATAAACAGATCTATAATAACCATTTCAATGAGTTCATCAGCTCGTCGGCCCATTACTGTGAGGCATAGCACAAAGACTTTTAAGTCCAAACTATTGAACATCTAAACTTTCACTGATCTGTCCATCCTCCCATCTTTTCCTCCAAAAGTGCCTACAGCTCTAATGGGAAGTCTGACCTGCTGGCTTCTTTGATGAGAGCAATGGCAATGAGGATCCTCTTCCTGAGGAAGATGAGCAGTAGGATGATGATGACTTCCACAATGGCCAGGATTATCACTACAAgggtggcagagagagagagctcatATGGGTGTCCCAATGTTTCAGCAGCGTCAGAAGCTATACACGTGTAGATTATGTTCTGTGTACTGACTGAAGGCCAGCCAGGTCTGTCTGATCTGCAGGTAGACAGAGAAGTCTGTCTGGAAGCCCAGTTCCTGTAGAGTCACATCAGCACCCGCCTCTCCTTTCAGGGCAGCGTACTCCATGTAGCAGTGGAAGATACCTACACAGTGACCATAAATACATCCACAGATTTAAAATGGCAACGGCAagaaaccagattttttttttacaaaaacaatgGATGGAGTGTGTAACACAGCCGAAACAAAAAAATTGATATTAAAATCTTCTAATGTGTATGCATGAGAAACTAAATAGGACAGCAAACATCAGGGGTGTTGCTTCTTGGCTTGAAA
This genomic window from Pempheris klunzingeri isolate RE-2024b chromosome 17, fPemKlu1.hap1, whole genome shotgun sequence contains:
- the LOC139216359 gene encoding choline transporter-like protein 2 isoform X1, translating into MPEDEEYYGKHGEPRKYDPNFKGPIQNRGCTDIVCCIIFILAILGYIAVGILAWSQGDPRKVIYPTDSQGQFCGQAGTPLENKPLLFYFNIMKCASPMVLLEFQCPTTQMCVEKCPDRFMTLVKAYTNRNDFDYYKKFCKEGVSNSMSIPQILKLGLCPAMLTPSKPFTRRCFPALGLKGGVITVGNNSHFEDGDGRIRDAKDLVDGVKNATVVIEARQVVMKIFEDYTQSWYWILIGLVIAMLTSLLFIVLLRFLAGIMVWVMIVMVILVLGYGIFHCYMEYAALKGEAGADVTLQELGFQTDFSVYLQIRQTWLAFMIILAIVEVIIILLLIFLRKRILIAIALIKEASRAVGHVMSSLFYPLFTFVLLTMVIAYWAVTAVFLSTSNEPIYKVFNETACDHSRTTCDPANYSTSPMKAQCPDSECLFAFYGGESVYHKYLIGLQFYNVFLFLWCANFVTALGQMTLAGAFASYYWAFVKPDDMPAFPVFSALGRSLRYHTGSLAFGSLILSVIQVIRILLEYLDHKLKGAQNKFAKFLLCCLKCCFWCLEKFIKFLNRNAFIMVAIYGKNFCTSARDAFMLLMRNMIRVAVLDKVTDFLLFLGKLLIVGLVGIFAFFFFSGRVKAFENTAPHLHYYWVPILTVVIGSYLIAHGFFSVYSMCVDTLFLCFCEDLERNDGSASRPYYMSSTLHEILWENKAEDPPSSSARQQDDEDIRLKEQQAQEDAA